DNA sequence from the Oxalobacteraceae sp. CFBP 8761 genome:
TGCGACAACTCCCAGACGCGCCGCCGCCGCGAGCTCTGAGCGCCATCGTTGGAGCAGGGTACGGTCGAAGCGTGTTTGTCGCACATGGCAGATCCTTGGCACAGAAAGTGGCAGGAGGACAGCGCCCTCCATCAAATGATAATGATTCTCATTTATTCTATCGCAGTCTGCGCGCCGTGCAAGCAGAATTTACATCTCCCTGACTATTTCCGAAAACGCATCTGACGTGATCCTGCGTGCCCGCGCGCGTGCATGAGCAACTTTGATTTCCAGATGGCTCTGTTACACTGACCCGACTTTTTTCACAGCCAGCCGTCGTCCGCGTGATCCACCTACACACCCCCAACGGCCTCCCATCCGTCCTCGTCGGTCCCCTGTTGCGCCGCCTCGAACCTGGCCGTCTCGTCCTTTGGTTGGTCGGCAGCACACCGTTGTCCTTCACCCTGGTACTGGAACCGCATGGCGGCGAGGCACAGCGGCTGGTGGTGGGTGAAGATTCGTGCCGCATCATTCCGATCGGGCGCGATGCGCACATTCACTTCATCGACGTCACGCTGCCCGCGCCACTTCCGCAGGACACGCTGATCGACTACGACCTGTTGCTGACGGATGTCGAAGGCGTCGAGCAGGGCATTGCGTCTTGGGCGCCGCACCTGGTACACGATGGCGCATCGATGCCCAACATGGTGCTGCGCAGCCGCTCCGACAACATCCTGTATGGCTCGTGCCGCAAGCCGCATCACCCGTCACGCGACGGTCTGGCGCGGGGCGACGATCTGATCGCCGGGCACGTGGATCAGGCCGGCGAGCGCCCATCGATGCTGCTGCTGGCCGGCGACCAGGTATATGCCGACGATGTGGCCGGCCCGATGCTGGGCGCCACCCACGCGCTGATCGAACGTCTTGGCCTGTTCGGCGAATGCGTCGAAGGCGCCATCGTCGCCGACAGCGACGAGTTGTACGCCCATCCCGACGGCTACTATGGCCGCCAGCGCCTGCTGCCGGCCCATAAGTCGAGCGAGGCGCTGCGCGAGAAGTTCTTCGGCGGCGTCGAAAAACCGATCTTCACGACGGCCAATGCCGACAACCACCTGATGACGCTGGGCGAAGTGCTGGCCATGTACCTGCTGGTCTGGTCGCCGGTGCCGTGGCAGGTGATTGGCGAGATCGCGATGCCCCAGCTCGACCCCAAGCACCAGGAGCGCTGGCACGAGGAAGCCGGCATCCTGCACGGCTTCTGCGACGAATTGCCGCGCGCAGCGCGCCTGATGGCGCACGTACAGACCTTGATGATCTTCGACGACCACGACGTCACCGATGACTGGAATCTGTCGTACAAGTGGGAAAAGACCGCCTACGGCCACCCGTTTTCACGCCGCATCATGGGCAATGCGCTGGTGGCCTACATGCTGTGCCAGGGCTGGGGCAACCGGCCCGATGTCTTCGGCGAGGTGCTGGACGACATGGCCGCGATGGCCGCCAGGCCGGATTCCCGGAACCGCCTCGAACCCGAACCGCATGGCGCGCTGATCGAGCGGCTGCTGACGTTCCGCCAGTGGGATTACATGCTGCGCACGCAGCCGGCCGTGATCGTGCTCGACACCCGTACGCGGCGCTGGCGCAACCAGCGCCGTCCGAGCCATCCGTCCGGCCTGATGGACTGGGAATCGCTGACCGAGTTCCAGCATGAACTGATCGATGAAACGGCGGCAGTGATCGTGTCGGCGGCGCCGATGTTCGGCGTGAAGCTGATCGAGGTGGTGCAGAAGATTGCCACGCTGATGGGCCAGGCCCTGACCGTCGACGCCGAGAACTGGATGGCGCACCGCGGCGCAGCCCGCAGCCTGCTCAATATCTTCCGCCACTCGCGCACACCGGGCAACTATGTGATCCTGTCGGGCGACGTCCACTATTCATTCGCCTACGACGTCGAAGTGCGCGACGACACCCGGCCGCCGCACATCTGGCAGATCACCAGCAGCGGCTTCAAGAACGAATTCCCCGAAGACCTGCTCAACTGGCTCGATCGCCTCAACCGCTGGCTGTATTCGCCGCGCTCGCCGCTGAACTGGTTCACCAAGCGGCGTGCGATGTCGATCACGCCGCACCTGCCCGATCAGCGCAAGCACGGCGAGCGCCTGTGGAACGGCTCCGGCATCGGCCAGGTCTGGCTCGATGCGAAGGGCCGGCCCGAACGCATCGTGCAGCACAATGCCGATGGCGGGCCTTCCACGCAGTTCTTGAAGCTGGGCGAGGAAAAGTCGGCCGAGCACGCGGTCGAGCAGCCGACAACGACCGCCTAGCCTAACCGGGCTCCCGGCCCGCCAGTGCCAGCGGCAACCCGCGCGCCCAGCGGTTCGACGACAGCGAAAACTCCAGCGCGCGCACCTGGTGGTACCAGCCGGCCGGCACATACAGCATGTCGCCCGGCCGGACGATCACTTCCACCAGCGCCGCCTGGCGCGCCAGCGGAAAGCGCGCGTCGTCCAGCGCTTCGGGGTCGACGGGTGACCCGAACAGGAGCGGATTGGCTTCCCGCGTATACAAGAACGCATCGTGGTGGGGCGGGGCCAGGAAGATGCGCTTCACGCCGCGGATCTGGGCAAAGATATTGTCGTCGTAGTCGCAGTGCAGCGGCGTGATCGTGCGCGCCGGGCCGATCCAGAAGCGGGGCGGGCCCATCTTGTCGAAATACGCCGGCCAGTGGCACAGCCGGTTCAGTTCACGCAGCGCCAGATTGCCCACGTAAGGCGGCAACCCCGATTCGACCGGGGTGGACAGATCGAGATAGTCGCGCAGCAGCATGTCCTGCATGGCCCGGTCCGGCGCGAAGGCGGTATGCACGTAGTCGCCCACGCGTGCACGCACGGGCAGGTGGCCGTACTGGGTGCGCAAGGTGGTGATGTCGAGTTGCACGATCGGCCAGCGCCCGACCACGTCCGTGACCAGAAACGGCATGCCGGCCAGCGCATGCGTACGGAATGCCGCCGCATCGAGCCGCGCGAGGCGCGGCACCTGCGTGAACGGGGGCAGCGCCCGCGCCGCTTCCTTGATCGCCTCGCGCATGGCCGGAATCGAGTCCACCCCACGCACCTGTGCATCGCGCTGCGCGCGCGCCGCGGCGTCCTGTTCTGCCTGCGCCGCGTCCGTGCGCCGCAGCGGCGGCAGGCGCGCGGCGCCCGGGTCCTTCTCTACTGCCATGTCAGGCGTTCCTGTCTGTGATGAGGGGGCGTATGGTACCGCCAGCTGCCGCAAAGTGCGCCTAAATCACCCAAAATGACCGCTTTATGAACCGATGTGATGGTTCTGTTAGTCAGCGCACGGTCTGCGCAGGGTGCCCATTGTATTTTTTGTATCGCGACGCAGTGAATCCGATACTGCGACTCGGAAAGTTGCCGCAAGGTGGCCAACCGGGATGGGACGCAAAGAAAATGTACAGAGATGCCGAGTCAAATCGATGTTGATGTAGCGCAGTCAAAGATCGTTCCCGCTTGTTGTATCGGACTTATTCAATCAAAGATGTGGTGCTAGTCGAATTTCGTTCTACTCCGCGTTGATCACTATTTTATGAGGGTTACATCATGGATAATCAAAAGTCTACCGAGGGTAAAGGCATCAACGCAACCAACGCTTCGAACCCAGGTTCGGGCAACCAGCAAAACGCGTCGTCGTCGAGCACCAGCACCGGCACCGGTTCGCTGGGCACGAGCAGCGTGACCGGCAACAGCGGTCTGGGCAACAGCGGCAGCAGCGCCAGCACCGGCGCCGGCAACACGTCGGGTTCGACCATCGGTTCGTCGTCGACCCCATCGACCTCGTCGGCTTCGTCGGCCGCATCGTCGATCAGCGACACCGCAGCAAACGCCGCTGGTAGCATCAAGGCAGCAATGTCGTCGATCACGCCTGAGAAAGCACATGGCGCCATCGACAAGGCAGCGCAAGCCGCTCAGCCAGTCGTCGACAACATCGCTTCGAAAGCACACGCAGGCGTCGAAAAGGTCACTGGCCTGATCAGCACCGCGCAAGAAAAATTCGGCGACCGTTCGACCCAGATCACCGAGAAGTACTCGGATCTGTCGGCACAGGGCAAGGAATACGTCAAGAACAACCCAGGCAGCGCACTGCTGGCTGCAGTGGGCGTGGGCTTCATCCTGGCCAAGCTGCTGGGTGGCTCGAGCGACCGTAGCGACTATCGTGACGATTATCGCAACGACTACCGCAAAGACTACAACTCGTACCGCGATTAATTCTACGCGCAATTAATCCACGGTTTATTCCGTGGATTGATTCCGGCGCATCATCGATGTGCCGATCCAAAGCCCGACCAGCATCTGCTGGCCGGGCTTTTTTCATTCTGATCTTAACGCTTTCTTAACGTCTGATTAACGTGACGATGACGGTGGGCAATCTAGCATTCGTAGCGCATCAGAAGGCGCGTTGGATCCAGGTCCGCGTGATCGATTCATCGCCGGGCAGCGCATGGCCCGGCCTATCCGACGGATTCATGAAGACAGACGAGCTCTACCTGCATGAGGCGCCCACCGCCCCGACACGCCCTGCATCTTCATGGCTGGCACGCAGCACACGCATCGCCGGCCCCTTCGCACCGCTGGTGCAGATGCTGCTCATCGGCCTCGTGCTGCTCTCGGGATTTCGCCTGGCAATGCTGGCCTGGCAATGGGACCGCGTGCATGCCACCGGCGCCGTGCTGGAGATCATCGTGCAGGGCGTGCGCGCCGACCTGATTCTGCTTGGCTATTGCCTGGCCATTCCATTGCTGCTGGCGCCGTTGCTGGCGCATCGCCGTACGGCCCGCCTGTGGCAACGCTTCACGCTGGGCTGGACGATGCTGGCCCTGATCTTCATCCTGTTCATGGAAGTCGCATCGCCGCAATTCATCATGCAGTACGACGTGCGACCCAACCGCCTGTTCATCGAATACCTGAACAATCCCCGGGAAGTCTTTTCCACGCTGTGGCATGGCTTCCGCACGGCAGTGCTGCTGGGTTGCGCAGTCACCGTGCTCGTGGGTGTCGCACTGGTGCGCCTGCTGAAAGGCGCATCCGCCGGCACGCTGATGTGGCCGGGCCGCAGGATGCTGCTGGTGTGGCCGGTCCTGTGCCTGCTCGTGTTCATGCAGATCCGCTCGACCACCGGCCACCGGCCTGCCAATCCGGCCATGTTCGCGCTCACGGGCGATGCGATGGTCAATTCGCTCGTCATCAATTCGGCATGGTCGGTGCTCGACGCGATGCGCTCGATGGACAACGAAGCCAAATCGTCCGATATCTACGGCGACTTCCCGCGCGCCAAGGTGTTTGCCGAAGTGAAAGCGGCGCCATGGCTGCGCGATTATCAGTTCGCTAACTCAGAGCAGCCGACGCGGCACTACCAGAGCGCGGCCGTCACGCGCGCCAGGCCGCTGAACCTCGTCATCGTGCTGCAGGAAAGCCTGGGCGCGACGTTCGTCGAGTCGCTGGGCGGCCTGGCCGTTACGCCAGAGCTCGAAAAGCTGAAGGGCGAGGGCTGGTGGTTCGAGCAGTTGTACGCCACCGGCACCCGCTCGGTGCGCGGCATCGAGGCAGTGGTTGCCGGTTACGCGCCCACGCCCGCGCGCAGCACGGTTAAGCTGTCGCTGTCGCAGCAGAATTTCTACACGCTGGCGGCCGGCCTGGGCGACCAGGGCTACCACACCGAATTCGTCTACGGCGGCGAAGCGCACTTCGACAATATGCGCAGCTTCTTCACCGGCAACGGCTTCCAGAAGATCGTCGATATCGGCGACATGAAACCGACCTTCGTCGCCAGCTGGGGCGCATCGGACGAAGACCTGTTCGACAAGTCGCTCGAGCGCCTGAACACCCTGCACGCCGCGAACAAGCCGTTCTTCAGCCTGATCTTCACGTCGTCGAACCACGAGCCGTTCGAATTCCCGGACGGTAAAATCGCGCTGCACGACGGCGACAAGCAGACCGTCAACAATGCCGTCAAGTATGCCGACTACGCGCTTGGCAAGTTCATCCGCGCAGCCAAACAGCAGGCCTACTGGAAAGACACGGTGTTTCTGATCGTGGCCGATCACGACAACCGCGTGTACGGCGACAGCCTCGTGCCGATCAAAAAATTCCACATTCCGGGCCTGATCCTGGGCGCGGACATCGAACCCAAGCGCATTGCAACCATCGCCAGCCAGATCGACCTGGCGCCGACGCTGCTGTCGCTGCTGGGCGTGTCGAGCACGCACCCGATGATCGGGCGCGATCTTGCGAAAGACAGCACGACGCCGGGCCGTGCACTGATCCAGTTCAACGATTATTTCGCCTACCTCGAAGGCGCCTCGGCCACCGTGCTGCGGCCCGGTCAATCGCCGCTGGCGGGCCGGTACGACGCAGCCAGCGGGCACTTCAGCCCGGGCAGCGGCAGCCCGACGCAGGCGCAGGTCGACAAGGCGATGGCGCATGTGATCCTGCCGTCGATCCTGTATCGCGAGCAGCGCTATCGCCCGCGCTGAAAACGGCGACAGATTCGCCTTACAATGACCAGCATGCGCATCCTCATCGTCGAAGACAACCCTGACATCCTGGCCAACCTGTACGGGTTCCTTGAACCGAAGGGCTACGCTGTCGATTCGGCGCGCAACGGCTACGGTGGCCTGGCGCTGGCGTCCGAAAACAACTACGACGTCATCGTCCTCGACGTCATGCTGCCCGGCCTGAGCGGGCTGGAGCTGTGCCAGAAGCTGCGCACCGAGCTGTCCAGCGCGACGCCGGTGCTGATGCTGACGGCGCGCGACAGCCTGCAGGACAAGGTGCTGGGCTTCGACAGCGGCGCCGACGACTACCTGGTCAAGCCGTTTTCCCTGGTCGAACTCGACGTGCGCCTGAAAGCGCTGGCGCGCCGTGCGGGCGGGCAGCACGCGTTCAGCCGCGTCCTGCGCTTTGGCCCGCTCGTGTTCGATCCCGACCAGCAGCAGGCTTCGCGTGACGGCGTCAGGATCGTGCTGACCAAGACCGGGTATGTCCTGCTGCGCTGCCTGATGGCCGCGGCCCCGCGCATCGTGCCGCGCGAAGCGCTCGAGCAGGCGGTCTGGGGCGAAGACCGCCCCGAGAGTGACGCGCTGCGCACGCACATCCACGCGCTGCGCCAGGCGGTCGACAAGCCGTTTGCCTCGCCCCTGGTCCATACCATTGCCGGTGTCGGCTACAAACTGGCGATGCCCGATGCGCCCGGCTAGTTCGCTCAGCCGGCCAATCGTCGGCGCCTTCATCCTGTTCGGCGTGGTCCTGTCGCTGTTCTTCGCCGTGCTGGCCGCGCTGGTGGTCGAGGGCATCGAAGTGCACCTGGTCGACGAGCGCCTGGCCGAAGTCGAAAAATGGGCGCGCCCCCGGGCCGCCGCCGGGCTGCCGGCCGACCTGCCGGCCGGCCTGCGCTTCCACCGGGGCGACGATATCCCGCTCTCGCTGCGCGCGTTGCCGACCGGCGTGTCCGAAGCCGAGGTCGATGGCATCGGCCTGCATGTGCTGGCTGGCGCCGACGAACGGGGGCCGTATGTCGTGGTCGACCATGAAAGCGATTACGAGCAGATCGAGATCCTGGTGTACTCGATGTTCGCTGCCTTTTTTGCCGGCTTCGTCACGCTGGCGCTGTTTCTCGGTCGCTTTGTCGGCAGGCGCATCGTCACGCCGCTGCGCGAACTGGCCGACGCCGTGGGTCAGGGCGCATTTGCCTTGCCGCATACCGAACGGGCCGACGAGCTGGGAACGCTGGCGCGTGCGCTGGCTGCGCACACGCGTGAGTTGCGCGAATACCTCGATCGTGAACGCCTGTTTACGGGCGACGTCAGCCACGAGCTGCGCACACCGCTGACCGTCATCATGGGCGCGGCCGAGATTCTCGTCGAAAACGGCAGGACCCCGGCGGTGCAGGCGCCTGCGCAGCGCATTTACCGGGCTGCACAGGAAGCGACAGAGTGCGTGACGGTGCTGCTGGTGCTGGCGCGCGCACCCCAGCTCGCCCTGTTTTCTCCCGTCTCGGTCAACGAGATCGCGCGCCGCGAAACCGAGCGCTACCAGGCCATGGTGACGGGCCGGCCCGTCACGCTGCGCTGTGTCGGCGATGCCGCGTTCCGCATTTGCGCGCCTGCCGAACTGTGCGTGTCGGCCATCGCCAACCTGATTCGCAACGCCTGCCAGTACACCGAGCAGGGCGAAGTCACGGTCGTGATCGAACCGGGGCGCATCACGGTCGAAGACACGGGGCGCGGCTTGCCCGATGCGGTACGGCAGACGCTGGGCGAAGGCGCACGCCCGATCCCGTCGAGCGGATCGGCCGGCACCGGGCTCGGCCTGTCGCTGGTCAAGCGCATCTGCGAATACCTGGGCGCGTCGCTCGTGTACGAGAACCGCCCGAGTGGCGGCAGCCGCTTCACGATCATTTTTCCTGTAGCGTTCACGCCATCCTAACGCCGCGTTGACGGTGGCTTGCCATCATCCTTTCTATCCTTGAAGCACTGCAGCGATGATTGCTGCAATGTCGACAAGGGCGTGAAATGGATAAACTGTTTACAAAACGGATCGATGCATCGCTGCTCGTGCTGGGCGTGGCGCTGTTGCTGGCAAGCCTGGGCAATGTCACGTTCTGGACGGTGCTGGTCCGCGCCACCGGTGGCGTGTCGCTGGCCAGCCTGCCCACGCTTGCCGGAACGTTTTTGATCGTTGTCCTGTTCTTCAATGCCTGCCTGACACTGGCCAGCTTCCGCTACCTCGCCAAGCCGGTGCTGATCGTCCTCGTGCTGGCGGCATCCGCCGCAGGCTACTTCATCGCGGCTTACGGGATCGTCATCGACAAGGCGATGATCCAGAATATGTTCGAGACCGATACCCGCGAAGCGACCGAATTGATCAGCTGGCAGATGGCCGCCAGGATCGGGTTGCTGGGCGTGCTGCCATCGCTGTGGATCGCCCGC
Encoded proteins:
- a CDS encoding alkaline phosphatase D family protein, with the protein product MRRLEPGRLVLWLVGSTPLSFTLVLEPHGGEAQRLVVGEDSCRIIPIGRDAHIHFIDVTLPAPLPQDTLIDYDLLLTDVEGVEQGIASWAPHLVHDGASMPNMVLRSRSDNILYGSCRKPHHPSRDGLARGDDLIAGHVDQAGERPSMLLLAGDQVYADDVAGPMLGATHALIERLGLFGECVEGAIVADSDELYAHPDGYYGRQRLLPAHKSSEALREKFFGGVEKPIFTTANADNHLMTLGEVLAMYLLVWSPVPWQVIGEIAMPQLDPKHQERWHEEAGILHGFCDELPRAARLMAHVQTLMIFDDHDVTDDWNLSYKWEKTAYGHPFSRRIMGNALVAYMLCQGWGNRPDVFGEVLDDMAAMAARPDSRNRLEPEPHGALIERLLTFRQWDYMLRTQPAVIVLDTRTRRWRNQRRPSHPSGLMDWESLTEFQHELIDETAAVIVSAAPMFGVKLIEVVQKIATLMGQALTVDAENWMAHRGAARSLLNIFRHSRTPGNYVILSGDVHYSFAYDVEVRDDTRPPHIWQITSSGFKNEFPEDLLNWLDRLNRWLYSPRSPLNWFTKRRAMSITPHLPDQRKHGERLWNGSGIGQVWLDAKGRPERIVQHNADGGPSTQFLKLGEEKSAEHAVEQPTTTA
- a CDS encoding response regulator transcription factor, producing MRILIVEDNPDILANLYGFLEPKGYAVDSARNGYGGLALASENNYDVIVLDVMLPGLSGLELCQKLRTELSSATPVLMLTARDSLQDKVLGFDSGADDYLVKPFSLVELDVRLKALARRAGGQHAFSRVLRFGPLVFDPDQQQASRDGVRIVLTKTGYVLLRCLMAAAPRIVPREALEQAVWGEDRPESDALRTHIHALRQAVDKPFASPLVHTIAGVGYKLAMPDAPG
- a CDS encoding cupin-like domain-containing protein translates to MAVEKDPGAARLPPLRRTDAAQAEQDAAARAQRDAQVRGVDSIPAMREAIKEAARALPPFTQVPRLARLDAAAFRTHALAGMPFLVTDVVGRWPIVQLDITTLRTQYGHLPVRARVGDYVHTAFAPDRAMQDMLLRDYLDLSTPVESGLPPYVGNLALRELNRLCHWPAYFDKMGPPRFWIGPARTITPLHCDYDDNIFAQIRGVKRIFLAPPHHDAFLYTREANPLLFGSPVDPEALDDARFPLARQAALVEVIVRPGDMLYVPAGWYHQVRALEFSLSSNRWARGLPLALAGREPG
- a CDS encoding sulfatase-like hydrolase/transferase; amino-acid sequence: MKTDELYLHEAPTAPTRPASSWLARSTRIAGPFAPLVQMLLIGLVLLSGFRLAMLAWQWDRVHATGAVLEIIVQGVRADLILLGYCLAIPLLLAPLLAHRRTARLWQRFTLGWTMLALIFILFMEVASPQFIMQYDVRPNRLFIEYLNNPREVFSTLWHGFRTAVLLGCAVTVLVGVALVRLLKGASAGTLMWPGRRMLLVWPVLCLLVFMQIRSTTGHRPANPAMFALTGDAMVNSLVINSAWSVLDAMRSMDNEAKSSDIYGDFPRAKVFAEVKAAPWLRDYQFANSEQPTRHYQSAAVTRARPLNLVIVLQESLGATFVESLGGLAVTPELEKLKGEGWWFEQLYATGTRSVRGIEAVVAGYAPTPARSTVKLSLSQQNFYTLAAGLGDQGYHTEFVYGGEAHFDNMRSFFTGNGFQKIVDIGDMKPTFVASWGASDEDLFDKSLERLNTLHAANKPFFSLIFTSSNHEPFEFPDGKIALHDGDKQTVNNAVKYADYALGKFIRAAKQQAYWKDTVFLIVADHDNRVYGDSLVPIKKFHIPGLILGADIEPKRIATIASQIDLAPTLLSLLGVSSTHPMIGRDLAKDSTTPGRALIQFNDYFAYLEGASATVLRPGQSPLAGRYDAASGHFSPGSGSPTQAQVDKAMAHVILPSILYREQRYRPR
- a CDS encoding HAMP domain-containing histidine kinase, producing MRPASSLSRPIVGAFILFGVVLSLFFAVLAALVVEGIEVHLVDERLAEVEKWARPRAAAGLPADLPAGLRFHRGDDIPLSLRALPTGVSEAEVDGIGLHVLAGADERGPYVVVDHESDYEQIEILVYSMFAAFFAGFVTLALFLGRFVGRRIVTPLRELADAVGQGAFALPHTERADELGTLARALAAHTRELREYLDRERLFTGDVSHELRTPLTVIMGAAEILVENGRTPAVQAPAQRIYRAAQEATECVTVLLVLARAPQLALFSPVSVNEIARRETERYQAMVTGRPVTLRCVGDAAFRICAPAELCVSAIANLIRNACQYTEQGEVTVVIEPGRITVEDTGRGLPDAVRQTLGEGARPIPSSGSAGTGLGLSLVKRICEYLGASLVYENRPSGGSRFTIIFPVAFTPS